One Pseudomonas rhizophila DNA window includes the following coding sequences:
- a CDS encoding pantothenate kinase: MILELDCGNSFIKWRVLDFDGVTPIEGGVVGTDSALLASLSDADKFKLKKCRLVSVRTPQETDSLVALLIDVFGVSVSRAVPVRELAGVKNGYNDYERLGLDRWLALLGGFHLASGACLVLDFGTAVTADFVAADGEHLGGFICPGMPLMRNQLRTHTRRIRYDDTAAERAHESLAPGRETVEAVERGCMLMLRGFVLTQLELAKEYWGNDFVVFLTGGDANLVSGVVPDAKVVPDLVFVGLAMACPLS, encoded by the coding sequence ATGATTCTTGAGCTCGATTGCGGCAATAGCTTTATCAAGTGGCGTGTCCTTGACTTCGACGGCGTAACACCGATCGAAGGAGGGGTGGTTGGTACCGATAGTGCCCTGCTGGCAAGCTTGAGTGACGCCGATAAATTTAAGCTCAAGAAATGCCGTCTCGTTAGCGTGAGGACTCCGCAAGAGACGGATTCGTTGGTTGCTCTACTAATTGATGTTTTTGGAGTGTCTGTCTCACGCGCTGTGCCTGTTCGGGAGTTGGCCGGTGTTAAGAACGGTTACAACGATTACGAGCGGCTAGGGCTCGATCGATGGTTGGCTTTGCTTGGGGGCTTCCATCTTGCTTCGGGAGCCTGCCTGGTGCTCGATTTCGGTACGGCCGTTACAGCGGATTTCGTGGCTGCGGACGGTGAGCATCTAGGGGGGTTCATTTGTCCTGGTATGCCTTTGATGCGTAATCAGTTGCGCACTCATACCCGACGGATTCGCTATGACGATACGGCTGCCGAGCGGGCTCACGAGAGCCTCGCCCCTGGTCGCGAGACTGTAGAGGCGGTGGAGCGCGGTTGCATGCTCATGCTCAGAGGATTTGTCCTGACTCAGCTTGAACTGGCTAAAGAATATTGGGGGAACGACTTCGTAGTATTTCTCACGGGAGGAGATGCCAATTTGGTATCCGGTGTTGTGCCTGATGCCAAGGTAGTGCCTGATCTGGTTTTTGTTGGTTTGGCGATGGCCTGTCCTTTGTCTTGA
- the tyrS gene encoding tyrosine--tRNA ligase: MKSVEEQLALIKRGAEELLVESELIEKLKRGQPLRIKAGFDPTAPDLHLGHTVLINKLRQFQDLGHQVIFLIGDFTGMIGDPSGKSATRPPLTREQVLDNAETYKTQVFKILDPAKTEVAFNSTWMDQMGPADFIRLTSQYTVARMLERDDFDKRYKTSQPIAIHEFLYPLVQGYDSVALRADVELGGTDQKFNLLMGRELQRGYGQEAQCILTMPLLEGLDGVKKMSKSLGNYVGIQEAPGVMYGKLVSIPDVLMWRYFELLSFRSMDEINAFRADVEAGANPRDIKIKLAEEIVARFHGEEAAANAHRAAGNRMKDGELPDDLPEIELTAAEDMPIAAVLNKAGLVKNAAAARDLLGSGGVRIDGEVVDRAYIYKLGATHVCQAGKKAFARIVLKPE, encoded by the coding sequence ATGAAGTCGGTTGAAGAGCAGCTAGCGCTGATCAAGCGTGGTGCAGAAGAGTTGTTGGTCGAGTCCGAGCTGATTGAAAAGCTCAAGCGTGGGCAGCCGCTGCGTATCAAGGCTGGTTTCGACCCGACGGCACCCGATCTGCACCTGGGTCATACCGTGCTTATTAATAAGCTGCGTCAGTTCCAGGACCTGGGGCATCAGGTCATCTTCCTGATAGGTGACTTCACTGGGATGATCGGTGATCCTAGTGGCAAGAGCGCGACGCGCCCACCGCTGACGCGCGAGCAGGTTCTTGATAATGCCGAGACCTACAAGACTCAGGTCTTCAAGATCCTTGATCCGGCCAAGACCGAAGTCGCTTTCAACTCCACCTGGATGGATCAGATGGGGCCGGCGGATTTCATTCGCCTGACCTCCCAATACACCGTGGCTCGTATGCTCGAGCGCGATGATTTTGACAAGCGCTATAAAACCAGTCAGCCGATCGCCATTCATGAATTCCTCTATCCGCTTGTTCAGGGCTATGACTCGGTGGCATTGCGTGCTGACGTCGAGCTCGGCGGTACGGATCAAAAGTTCAACCTGCTGATGGGGCGCGAGCTTCAGCGTGGTTATGGTCAGGAAGCCCAGTGCATTCTGACCATGCCTTTGCTGGAGGGGTTGGATGGTGTGAAGAAGATGTCCAAGTCGTTGGGTAACTATGTGGGTATCCAGGAAGCGCCGGGTGTTATGTACGGCAAGCTGGTTTCCATTCCTGACGTGCTTATGTGGCGTTACTTCGAATTGCTCAGCTTCCGTTCCATGGATGAGATCAACGCATTCCGTGCGGATGTTGAGGCTGGGGCAAATCCGCGGGACATCAAGATCAAGCTGGCTGAAGAGATTGTTGCTCGTTTCCATGGTGAGGAAGCTGCGGCCAATGCTCATCGTGCGGCGGGCAACCGCATGAAGGATGGCGAATTGCCGGATGATCTGCCTGAGATCGAATTGACTGCGGCCGAGGATATGCCGATTGCGGCCGTCCTTAATAAAGCAGGCTTGGTCAAGAATGCTGCAGCAGCGCGAGATCTTCTTGGTTCGGGCGGCGTGCGCATCGATGGTGAAGTGGTGGATCGCGCCTATATATATAAGCTGGGCGCTACCCATGTCTGTCAGGCTGGCAAGAAGGCTTTTGCGCGTATCGTGCTGAAGCCGGAATAA
- a CDS encoding anhydro-N-acetylmuramic acid kinase, producing the protein MAHYIGVMSGTSLDGLDIALIELTPAIKLIATHYIPMPASLRTEMLELCSSGPDEIARSAIAQQNWVRLAAQGVHTLLDAQKLKPEGIRAIGSHGQTIRHEPARGFTVQIGNPALLSELTGIAVVSDFRSRDVAAGGQGAPLVPAFHEALFEERAGNRAVLNIGGFSNLSLIEPEKPVAGFDCGPGNVLLDAWIHQQRGEHFDRDGLWAASGKVEPALLKALLGDPFFVTQGPKSTGREVFNLSWLTQHLSHLPVFAPEDVQATLLELTALTIVHSLQNAQTNTQELLVCGGGAHNRTLMKRLADLLPNTQVSSTATYGVDPDWVEAMAFAWLAHCCLEGISANRPSVTGARGLRILGAIYPA; encoded by the coding sequence ATGGCGCACTATATCGGCGTGATGTCTGGCACCAGCCTGGATGGACTGGATATCGCGCTGATCGAACTGACTCCGGCGATCAAGTTGATCGCCACGCACTACATCCCCATGCCCGCCTCCCTGCGCACCGAAATGCTCGAGTTATGCAGCAGCGGGCCCGATGAGATCGCTCGCTCAGCCATTGCCCAACAAAACTGGGTAAGGCTGGCTGCGCAGGGCGTCCACACGCTGCTCGACGCACAGAAGCTCAAACCTGAAGGTATCCGGGCAATCGGTAGCCATGGTCAGACCATACGACACGAGCCGGCCCGTGGCTTTACCGTGCAGATCGGCAACCCCGCATTGTTGAGCGAATTGACCGGCATTGCCGTCGTCAGCGATTTTCGCAGTCGCGATGTCGCTGCTGGCGGGCAAGGCGCCCCGCTGGTTCCTGCGTTTCACGAAGCACTGTTTGAAGAACGGGCCGGCAATCGCGCCGTACTGAATATCGGCGGCTTCAGCAATCTCAGCCTGATAGAACCCGAAAAGCCCGTAGCCGGTTTCGATTGCGGCCCTGGCAACGTATTGCTGGACGCCTGGATACATCAGCAACGGGGCGAGCACTTTGATCGCGATGGTCTGTGGGCTGCCAGCGGAAAAGTCGAACCGGCTCTGCTAAAGGCTCTGCTTGGCGACCCTTTCTTTGTCACTCAAGGCCCTAAAAGCACAGGGCGCGAAGTGTTCAACCTGTCCTGGCTGACCCAGCACCTGTCGCACCTACCGGTCTTCGCCCCTGAAGACGTGCAGGCAACGCTACTCGAACTGACGGCCCTGACCATCGTCCACTCACTGCAGAATGCCCAGACCAACACTCAAGAGCTGCTGGTTTGCGGCGGCGGCGCGCACAACCGCACACTCATGAAGCGGCTGGCCGACTTACTGCCAAACACCCAAGTCAGCAGCACAGCCACTTACGGTGTAGACCCGGATTGGGTCGAAGCCATGGCCTTTGCCTGGCTGGCCCATTGCTGCCTTGAAGGCATTTCAGCGAATCGCCCAAGTGTCACCGGCGCACGGGGTTTGCGCATACTCGGCGCAATCTATCCCGCCTGA
- the nusG gene encoding transcription termination/antitermination protein NusG: MAKRWYVVHAYSGYEKHVMRSLVERVKLAGMEDGFGEILVPTEEVVEMRNGQKRKSERKFFPGYVLVQMDMNEGTWHLVKDTPRVMGFIGGTADKPAPITDKEAEAILRRVADGSDKPKPKTLFEPGEVVRVTDGPFADFNGTVEEVNYEKSRIQVAVLIFGRSTPVELEFSQVEKV; this comes from the coding sequence GTGGCTAAGCGTTGGTACGTTGTGCATGCTTACTCGGGTTACGAGAAGCATGTCATGCGCTCGCTGGTAGAGCGCGTAAAGCTGGCTGGCATGGAAGATGGCTTTGGCGAGATTCTGGTCCCCACTGAAGAAGTGGTTGAGATGCGTAATGGCCAGAAGCGCAAAAGTGAACGCAAGTTCTTTCCAGGCTACGTGCTGGTACAGATGGATATGAACGAAGGGACTTGGCACTTGGTCAAGGATACCCCTCGGGTGATGGGCTTCATTGGCGGTACCGCTGACAAGCCTGCGCCGATTACAGATAAAGAGGCAGAAGCGATTCTGCGTCGCGTCGCTGATGGTAGCGATAAGCCGAAGCCAAAAACACTGTTTGAGCCAGGTGAAGTTGTTCGGGTCACTGACGGCCCATTCGCTGACTTTAATGGCACGGTTGAAGAAGTTAACTACGAAAAGAGCCGGATCCAAGTGGCAGTGCTCATTTTCGGTCGCTCTACTCCGGTAGAGCTAGAGTTCAGTCAGGTCGAAAAGGTCTGA
- the secE gene encoding preprotein translocase subunit SecE, producing MTPKAEAQGSRFDLLKWLVVVALVVVGVVGNQYYSASPILYRVLALLAIAAVAAFVGLQTAKGKSFFVLAKEARTEIRKVVWPTRQETTQTTLIVVAVVLVMALLLWGLDSLLGWLVSLIVG from the coding sequence ATGACTCCTAAAGCTGAAGCTCAAGGCTCTCGCTTCGATCTGCTCAAGTGGCTAGTGGTAGTCGCTTTGGTGGTTGTTGGCGTTGTTGGCAATCAGTATTACTCTGCTTCGCCGATCCTGTACCGTGTACTTGCATTGCTTGCCATTGCCGCTGTTGCTGCCTTTGTGGGGCTGCAAACGGCTAAGGGCAAGTCTTTCTTTGTACTCGCTAAGGAAGCTCGCACCGAGATTCGTAAAGTCGTATGGCCGACTCGCCAAGAAACCACGCAGACCACGTTGATCGTTGTGGCTGTTGTTCTGGTAATGGCGTTGCTGTTGTGGGGGCTCGATTCCCTGCTCGGCTGGCTTGTTTCCTTGATTGTTGGCTAA
- the tuf gene encoding elongation factor Tu gives MAKEKFERNKPHVNVGTIGHVDHGKTTLTAALTRVCSEVFGSAKVDFDKIDSAPEEKARGITINTAHVEYDSAVRHYAHVDCPGHADYVKNMITGAAQMEGAIXVCSAADGPMPQTREHILLSRQVGVPYIVVFLNKADMVDDAELLELVEMEVRDLLSTYDFPGDDTPIIIGSALMALNGHDDNEMGTTAVKKLVETLDSYIPEPERAIDKPFLMPIEDVFSISGRGTVVTGRVERGIVRIQEEVEXVGLRDTQKTTCTGVEMFRKLLDEGRAGENCGVLLRGTKRDDVERGQVLVKPGTVKPHTKFTAEVYVLSKEEGGRHTPFFKGYRPQFYFRTTDVTGNCELPEGVEMVMPGDNIQMTVTLIKTIAMEDGLRFAIREGGRTVGAGVVAKVIE, from the coding sequence ATGGCTAAGGAAAAGTTCGAACGTAATAAGCCGCACGTCAACGTTGGTACCATTGGTCACGTCGACCACGGTAAAACCACGCTGACCGCTGCTCTGACCCGTGTCTGCTCCGAAGTTTTCGGTTCGGCCAAGGTTGACTTCGACAAGATCGACAGCGCCCCGGAAGAGAAAGCTCGCGGTATCACCATCAACACCGCTCACGTTGAATACGATTCGGCCGTGCGTCACTACGCACACGTTGACTGCCCAGGTCACGCCGACTACGTAAAAAACATGATCACTGGTGCTGCCCAGATGGARGGCGCGATCRTGGTTTGCTCGGCCGCTGATGGTCCGATGCCACAAACCCGTGAGCACATCCTGCTGTCCCGTCAGGTAGGCGTTCCGTACATCGTTGTCTTCCTGAACAAGGCTGACATGGTTGACGACGCTGAGCTGCTGGAACTGGTTGAGATGGAAGTGCGCGATCTGCTGAGCACTTACGACTTCCCAGGTGATGACACTCCAATCATCATCGGTTCGGCTCTGATGGCTCTGAACGGCCAYGACGACAACGAAATGGGCACCACRGCTGTCAAGAAGCTGGTGGAAACTCTGGACAGCTACATCCCAGAGCCAGAGCGTGCTATCGACAAGCCGTTCCTGATGCCAATCGAAGACGTATTCTCGATCTCCGGTCGCGGTACTGTTGTGACTGGTCGTGTTGAGCGTGGCATCGTCCGCATCCAGGAAGAAGTTGAGATRGTCGGTCTGCGCGACACTCAGAAAACTACCTGCACRGGCGTTGAAATGTTCCGCAAGCTGCTCGACGAAGGTCGTGCTGGCGAGAACTGCGGCGTACTGCTGCGCGGCACCAAGCGTGACGACGTTGAGCGTGGCCAGGTTCTGGTCAAGCCYGGCACCGTCAAGCCGCACACCAAGTTCACTGCAGAAGTTTACGTTCTGAGCAAGGAAGAAGGCGGCCGTCATACTCCGTTCTTCAAAGGCTACCGTCCACAGTTCTACTTCCGTACAACTGACGTGACCGGTAACTGCGAGCTGCCAGAAGGCGTTGAAATGGTAATGCCAGGTGACAACATCCAGATGACTGTCACTCTGATCAAGACCATCGCGATGGAAGACGGTCTGCGTTTCGCTATCCGTGAAGGCGGCCGTACCGTCGGCGCTGGTGTCGTAGCCAAAGTCATCGAGTAA
- the rplK gene encoding 50S ribosomal protein L11, translating to MAKKITAYIKLQVKAAQANPSPPVGPALGQHGVNIMEFCKAFNARTQGLEPGLPTPVIITVYSDRSFTFETKSTPASVLLKKAAGLTSGSARPNTVKVGTVTRAQLEEIAKTKNADLTAADMDAAVRTIAGSARSMGLNVEGV from the coding sequence ATGGCCAAGAAAATTACCGCTTACATCAAGCTGCAAGTGAAGGCCGCTCAGGCTAACCCAAGCCCACCTGTTGGTCCTGCCCTGGGTCAGCACGGCGTGAACATCATGGAATTCTGCAAGGCCTTCAACGCCCGTACTCAGGGTCTTGAGCCAGGTCTGCCAACTCCAGTGATCATCACTGTCTACAGCGACCGTAGCTTCACCTTCGAAACTAAAAGCACCCCTGCTTCGGTTCTGCTGAAGAAGGCTGCAGGTTTGACCAGCGGTTCCGCTCGTCCAAACACCGTTAAGGTTGGCACCGTTACCCGTGCCCAGCTGGAAGAAATCGCGAAAACCAAAAACGCGGATCTGACTGCAGCTGATATGGATGCAGCCGTGCGTACTATCGCCGGTTCTGCTCGTAGCATGGGCCTTAACGTGGAGGGTGTGTAA
- the birA gene encoding bifunctional biotin--[acetyl-CoA-carboxylase] ligase/biotin operon repressor BirA, giving the protein MLTLLKLLKDGRFHSGQALGTALGISRSAVWKQLQHLEAELGLSVHKVRGRGYQLAKPLLLLDSAEISAKESCEWPIHIFDSIDSTNAEALRAIERGMGAPFMILAERQTAGRGRRGRKWVSPFADNLYHSLVLRIDGGMRQIEGLSLVVGLAVMHALHDMGIAGAGLKWPNDVLVGDKKIAGILLELVGDPADVCHVVLGVGINVNMRSTDEVDQQWTSMCLEAGRDFDRNELVGRLAAKFQHYLRLHQVSGFSAIQEEWERYHLWQGRNVSLIAGINQVDGVVMGIDRQGALRLKVDGVEKIFSGGELSLRLRDDS; this is encoded by the coding sequence ATGCTCACGTTGCTTAAACTTCTGAAAGATGGCCGCTTCCACTCGGGTCAGGCGCTGGGTACTGCGCTGGGTATCAGTCGTAGTGCTGTATGGAAGCAGTTGCAGCACCTGGAGGCGGAGTTAGGGCTATCTGTTCATAAGGTTCGAGGTAGAGGTTATCAGCTGGCTAAGCCGCTGCTGCTTTTGGACTCGGCTGAGATTAGCGCCAAAGAGTCCTGTGAGTGGCCCATCCATATATTTGACTCCATTGATTCGACCAACGCTGAAGCGCTTCGCGCCATAGAGCGTGGAATGGGCGCGCCATTTATGATTTTGGCCGAGCGACAGACAGCCGGTCGTGGTCGTCGTGGTCGCAAGTGGGTGAGTCCGTTTGCCGACAATCTTTACCACAGTCTGGTGCTGCGAATTGATGGTGGCATGCGCCAAATTGAGGGGCTCAGCCTGGTTGTGGGGCTTGCAGTTATGCACGCCTTGCATGATATGGGGATCGCGGGGGCTGGGCTGAAGTGGCCTAACGATGTCCTGGTAGGTGATAAGAAAATCGCGGGCATCTTGCTTGAATTGGTGGGGGATCCAGCAGACGTTTGCCACGTTGTTCTCGGCGTAGGGATTAATGTGAATATGCGGTCGACCGATGAGGTCGACCAGCAATGGACGTCCATGTGCCTTGAGGCGGGCAGGGATTTTGATCGAAACGAGCTGGTTGGACGGTTGGCCGCGAAGTTTCAGCATTACCTCAGGCTCCACCAGGTGTCGGGTTTCTCCGCGATCCAGGAGGAATGGGAGCGATACCATCTGTGGCAGGGGCGGAATGTTTCCCTGATTGCCGGTATCAACCAGGTTGACGGGGTTGTGATGGGCATTGATCGTCAGGGCGCGCTGCGTTTGAAGGTAGATGGCGTGGAAAAAATCTTTAGCGGTGGTGAGCTCAGTTTGAGGTTGCGTGATGATTCTTGA
- the rplA gene encoding 50S ribosomal protein L1, with amino-acid sequence MAKLTKRQKAIAGKIEAGKAYNFVDAAALLAELSTVKFSESFDVAVNLGVDPRKSDQVVRSATVLPHGTGKTVRVAVFTQGPAAEAALAAGADRVGMDDLAAEMKGGDLNYDVVIASPDAMRVVGQLGQILGPRGLMPNPKVGTVTPDVATAVKNAKAGQVRYRTDKNGIIHTSVGKIGFDAVKLKENVEALIADLKRIKPASSKGIYVKRVTLSTTMGPGLVIDQSSLDA; translated from the coding sequence ATGGCTAAGCTGACCAAGCGTCAAAAGGCTATCGCCGGCAAAATCGAAGCAGGCAAGGCCTACAACTTTGTAGACGCCGCCGCTCTGCTGGCCGAGCTGTCGACTGTCAAGTTCAGCGAGTCGTTCGACGTTGCTGTAAACCTGGGTGTTGACCCGCGTAAATCCGACCAGGTCGTTCGTAGCGCTACCGTGCTGCCACACGGCACTGGCAAGACCGTTCGTGTAGCTGTTTTCACCCAGGGCCCAGCAGCTGAAGCTGCTCTGGCTGCTGGTGCTGACCGCGTAGGCATGGACGATCTGGCTGCTGAAATGAAAGGCGGCGACCTGAACTATGACGTAGTTATCGCATCCCCGGATGCCATGCGCGTTGTGGGTCAGTTGGGTCAGATCCTCGGTCCACGTGGTCTGATGCCTAACCCTAAAGTCGGCACCGTAACGCCAGACGTAGCTACCGCGGTTAAAAACGCCAAGGCTGGTCAGGTTCGTTATCGCACCGACAAGAACGGCATCATTCACACCTCCGTTGGCAAGATTGGCTTCGACGCCGTCAAGTTGAAGGAAAACGTAGAAGCCCTGATCGCTGATCTGAAGCGTATCAAGCCAGCTTCTTCGAAAGGCATCTACGT
- the argC gene encoding N-acetyl-gamma-glutamyl-phosphate reductase yields MVKVGIVGGTGYTGVELLRLLAQHPQAEVVVITSRSEAGLAVADMYPNLRGHYDGLAFSVPDIKTLGACDVVFFATPHGVAHALAGELLAAGTKVIDLSADFRLQDAEEWAKWYGQPHGAPDLLDEAVYGLPEVNREKIRQARLIAVPGCYPTATQLGFLPLLEAGLADASRLIADCKSGVSGAGRGASVGSLYSETSESMKAYAVKGHRHLPEIRQGLRRAAGKDVGLTFVPHLTPMIRGIHSTLYATVVDRSVDLQALFEKRYANEPFVDVMPAGSHPETRSVRGANVCRIAVHRPQDGDLVVVLSVIDNLVKGASGQAVQNLNILFGLDERLGLSHAGMLP; encoded by the coding sequence ATGGTCAAGGTCGGTATCGTCGGCGGCACGGGTTACACCGGTGTCGAACTGCTGCGTCTGTTGGCACAGCATCCGCAGGCTGAGGTGGTGGTCATTACCTCCCGATCCGAGGCTGGACTGGCCGTCGCCGACATGTATCCGAACCTGCGGGGCCATTACGACGGCCTGGCGTTCAGCGTTCCGGACATCAAGACCCTCGGGGCCTGTGATGTGGTGTTCTTCGCCACGCCTCACGGTGTTGCCCATGCCCTGGCAGGCGAGCTGCTGGCCGCCGGGACCAAGGTCATCGACCTGTCGGCAGATTTCCGTCTGCAGGACGCTGAAGAGTGGGCCAAATGGTACGGTCAGCCACACGGTGCGCCAGATCTGCTGGACGAGGCGGTCTACGGCCTGCCGGAAGTCAATCGCGAGAAAATCAGGCAGGCACGGTTGATCGCTGTCCCGGGCTGCTATCCAACGGCAACGCAACTGGGTTTCCTGCCGCTGCTCGAGGCGGGGCTTGCTGATGCGTCGCGTCTGATCGCCGACTGCAAGTCGGGTGTCAGCGGTGCCGGCCGTGGTGCCAGTGTCGGCTCGTTGTACTCCGAGACGTCGGAAAGCATGAAGGCGTATGCCGTCAAAGGCCACCGTCATCTGCCGGAAATCCGCCAGGGGCTGCGTCGCGCGGCAGGCAAGGATGTCGGCCTGACTTTTGTGCCGCACCTGACGCCGATGATTCGGGGCATTCACTCCACGCTGTACGCAACCGTCGTCGACCGTTCCGTAGACCTGCAAGCGTTGTTCGAGAAGCGTTACGCCAACGAACCGTTCGTCGATGTGATGCCGGCTGGCAGCCACCCTGAAACTCGTAGCGTACGCGGCGCTAACGTTTGCCGGATCGCGGTGCATCGCCCACAGGATGGCGATCTGGTAGTGGTGTTGTCGGTCATCGATAATCTGGTCAAAGGCGCGTCCGGCCAGGCTGTGCAGAACTTGAACATCCTGTTCGGGCTGGATGAGCGTCTGGGTCTGTCCCACGCTGGGATGTTGCCTTAA
- a CDS encoding peptidoglycan DD-metalloendopeptidase family protein produces MTTEPSKAPPLYPKTHLLAASGIAALLSLALLVFPSSDVEAKKTTLSLELESPAEQLTQDQDAAEAVQATNEAAASPFAQIENNAEDTPASAQAEPAIEEKKDPGHHEVIVAKGDTLSTLFEKVGLPSTLVHEVLASDKKAKQFARLQRGQKLEFELSPDGQLTSLHTKLSDLESITLSKNDKGYAFNRVITKPTVRSAYAHGVINSSLSQSAARAGLSHSLTMDMASVFGYDIDFAQDIHQGDEFDVIYEQKMVNGKSVGNGPILSARFTNRGKTYTAVRYTNKQGNSSYYTADGNSMRKAFIRTPVDFARISSRFSVGRKHPILNKIRAHKGVDYAAPRGTPIKAAGDGKVLLAGRRGGYGNTVIIQHGNTYRTLYGHMQGFAKGVKTGGSVKQGQVIGYIGTTGLSTGPHLHYEFQVNGVHVDPLGQKLPMADPIAKSERSRFLAQSQPLMARMDQEKATMLASSKR; encoded by the coding sequence ATGACCACAGAACCATCCAAAGCGCCGCCGCTTTACCCCAAGACCCACCTGCTCGCTGCAAGTGGTATTGCCGCCCTTCTTAGCCTGGCGCTCCTGGTGTTTCCCTCCAGCGATGTTGAAGCCAAAAAGACGACCCTAAGTCTCGAACTGGAAAGCCCTGCTGAACAACTGACACAAGATCAAGACGCTGCCGAAGCCGTCCAAGCCACAAACGAGGCCGCAGCCTCCCCCTTCGCGCAGATCGAAAACAACGCTGAAGACACGCCCGCGTCCGCCCAAGCGGAGCCTGCGATCGAAGAAAAGAAAGACCCGGGCCACCATGAGGTCATAGTTGCCAAAGGCGACACGCTCTCCACTCTCTTCGAAAAGGTTGGGCTGCCGTCGACCCTGGTCCACGAGGTCCTGGCCAGCGACAAGAAAGCCAAACAGTTCGCTCGGCTCCAGAGGGGTCAGAAACTCGAGTTCGAACTCAGCCCAGACGGACAACTGACCAGCCTGCATACCAAACTAAGTGACCTGGAAAGCATCACCCTGAGCAAAAACGACAAGGGTTATGCGTTCAACCGCGTCATCACCAAACCAACCGTGCGCTCAGCCTATGCTCACGGCGTCATTAACAGCTCATTGTCGCAATCGGCCGCACGCGCCGGCCTTTCCCATAGCCTGACAATGGACATGGCCAGCGTGTTTGGCTACGACATCGACTTCGCTCAGGATATTCACCAGGGCGACGAGTTCGACGTCATTTACGAACAGAAAATGGTCAACGGAAAAAGCGTCGGCAACGGCCCTATTCTTTCCGCCCGCTTCACCAATCGCGGCAAGACCTACACGGCGGTGCGCTACACCAACAAACAAGGCAACAGCAGCTATTACACTGCCGACGGCAACAGCATGCGCAAGGCATTTATCCGTACGCCGGTTGATTTCGCCCGCATCAGCTCAAGATTCTCCGTAGGCCGCAAACATCCAATCCTGAACAAGATCCGCGCCCATAAAGGCGTCGACTACGCAGCTCCCCGCGGCACCCCAATCAAGGCCGCCGGAGACGGCAAAGTGCTGTTGGCCGGACGCCGGGGTGGCTATGGCAACACCGTGATCATCCAGCACGGCAACACTTACCGTACGCTGTATGGCCATATGCAGGGCTTCGCAAAAGGCGTGAAAACCGGCGGCAGCGTCAAGCAAGGCCAGGTGATTGGCTATATTGGCACTACCGGTCTGTCCACCGGGCCGCATTTGCATTATGAATTCCAGGTCAACGGCGTTCACGTTGATCCGCTGGGCCAGAAGCTCCCCATGGCCGATCCGATTGCCAAGTCCGAGCGCTCACGCTTCCTGGCTCAGAGCCAACCCTTGATGGCTCGCATGGACCAGGAAAAAGCCACCATGCTCGCCTCAAGCAAGCGCTAA
- the erpA gene encoding iron-sulfur cluster insertion protein ErpA, whose protein sequence is MSVETFTPTALQFTHGAAHKVKSLVDEEGNDRLKLRVFVTGGGCSGFQYGFTFDEEVADDDTIVEREGVSLVVDPMSFQYLAGAEVDYQEGLEGSRFVIKNPNATTTCGCGSSFSI, encoded by the coding sequence ATGAGCGTCGAAACCTTCACCCCCACGGCTTTGCAATTCACCCACGGTGCCGCGCACAAGGTGAAGAGTCTGGTCGATGAGGAGGGGAATGATCGTTTAAAGCTGCGCGTTTTTGTGACGGGCGGCGGTTGTTCGGGTTTTCAATACGGCTTCACTTTCGATGAGGAAGTGGCTGATGACGACACCATCGTCGAACGCGAAGGTGTCAGCCTCGTGGTCGATCCGATGAGCTTCCAGTACCTGGCGGGTGCTGAGGTGGATTATCAGGAAGGGCTGGAAGGGTCGCGCTTCGTCATCAAGAACCCTAACGCCACCACAACCTGTGGATGCGGTTCTTCGTTTTCGATCTGA
- the hemJ gene encoding protoporphyrinogen oxidase HemJ yields MLYLWLKALHIISMVCWFAGLFYLPRLFVYHAQSEDSVSKERFIVMERKLYRGIMGPAMIATLVFGIWLLSLNASAYFTQGGWMHAKLTLVVLLIGYHHMCGAQLKRFARGENTRSHVFYRWFNEVPVLILLAIVILVVVRPF; encoded by the coding sequence ATGCTCTATCTATGGCTCAAAGCACTTCATATCATCAGCATGGTCTGCTGGTTCGCCGGCCTGTTCTACCTGCCTCGCCTGTTCGTCTATCACGCCCAAAGCGAAGACAGCGTCAGCAAAGAACGCTTCATCGTCATGGAGCGCAAGCTGTATCGCGGCATCATGGGGCCGGCGATGATCGCCACCCTCGTATTCGGCATCTGGCTGCTGAGTCTCAACGCTAGTGCCTACTTCACTCAAGGCGGCTGGATGCACGCCAAGCTGACCCTGGTGGTATTGCTGATCGGCTATCACCATATGTGCGGCGCGCAATTGAAGCGCTTCGCCCGTGGCGAAAACACCCGCAGCCATGTCTTTTATCGCTGGTTCAATGAAGTGCCGGTTCTGATATTGCTGGCTATCGTAATTCTGGTCGTGGTTCGGCCGTTCTAA